Proteins from a single region of Choloepus didactylus isolate mChoDid1 chromosome 10, mChoDid1.pri, whole genome shotgun sequence:
- the LOC119545151 gene encoding 6-phosphogluconolactonase-like, with translation MTYPIIKTCGHRGRGRTSPGPHLRLLEPAGAGRVAGTIGGAAGDVLPGGGPVSLLAGKLPGPDNQVTATHPTRTPPGSREREKIVAPVGVSPEPPPRRVTFTLPGLNAARSVIVETGKGKAPAPKRISGDEEENPLPAAPRVPSAGGCTGSWTSGRAAPHHTPREGFRLAGAAGTLR, from the coding sequence ATGACTTATCCCATAATCAAAACTTGTGGCCACCGTGGCCGTGGGCGCACCAGCCCCGGGCCCCATCTCCGTCTTCTGGAGCCCGCAGGAGCTGGGCGCGTCGCTGGCACCATTGGAGGTGCAGCCGGGGACGTGCTGCCTGGAGGGGGCCCCGTCTCGCTGCTGGCAGGCAAGCTGCCCGGCCCCGACAACCAGGTGACCGCCACCCACCCCACGAGGACCCCGCCAGGAAGCCGGGAGAGGGAGAAGATCGTGGCTCCTGTCGGCGTCTCCCCTGAGCCACCGCCACGGCGTGTGACCTTCACGCTCCCGGGGCTGAACGCGGCCAGATCGGTCATCGTGGAGACTGGAAAGGGCAAGGCACCTGCTCCGAAGCGCATTTCAGGAGACGAAGAGGAGAACCCGCTTCCGGCCGCCCCGAGGGTCCCCAGCGCGGGTGGCTGTACCGGTTCCTGGACCAGCGGCCGCGCGGCTCCGCACCACACCCCGCGGGAAGGTTTCCGCCTTGCGGGGGCTGCAGGGACGCTGCGGTGA
- the C10H9orf153 gene encoding uncharacterized protein C9orf153 homolog isoform X1: MQTNTARYAAQKKGINCKISSTTYLIGGNTPVKYRMETRIPGCSLPELYAFLENFNKKNKKSNIRKTHDISLSDVKRILSQNLDAMSFISETGVRREDSQPVFMCTVVKKEEGKKPKSMTELLHCSLLTSSLIPAERLLRSQEKLSQRGIPPPKYNFPYDILVGQHPVSSSLTALGRKMQASKTICRLVITKAFPEKFVCEVKVPKYFLINPGNLNGGGHVGEH; the protein is encoded by the exons gaattaaTTGTAAAATTTCCAGTACAACATACCTCATTGGAGGCAACACTCCAGTTAAATACAGAATGGAAACAAGGATTCCTGGATGTTCG CTGCCAGAATTGTATGCATTTCTTGAGAATTTTAATAAGAAGAACAAGAAATCTAATATCAGAAAAACTCACGATATTTCACTTAGTGATGTGAAGAGAATACTTAGTCAAAACCTGGATGCCATGTCATTCATAAGTGAGACTGGCGTGAGAAGAGAAGATTCCCAACCTGTTTTTATGTGCACAGTGGTTAAAAAAGAGGAGGGGAAGAAGCCAAAGTCAATGACTGAGCTCCTACACTGCAGTTTATTGACCAGCTCACTCATTCCAGCAGAGAGACTCCTCAGATCCCAAGAGAAGCTCTCTCAAAGAGGGATCCCTCCTCCCAAATACAATTTTCCTTACGATATTCTCGTCGGTCAACACCCTGTTTCTTCATCACTGACTGCTTTAGGGAGGAAAATGCAGGCCAGCAAAACAATCTGCAGGCTAGTCATTACCAAGGCCTTCCCAGAAAAGTTTGTCTGTGAGGTTAAAGTTCCAAAATACTTCTTAATTAATCCAGGTAATCTAAACGGAGGAGGCCATGTTGGGGAACATTAG
- the C10H9orf153 gene encoding uncharacterized protein C9orf153 homolog isoform X2, producing the protein MQTNTARYAAQKKGINCKISSTTYLIGGNTPVKYRMETRIPGCSLPELYAFLENFNKKNKKSNIRKTHDISLSDVKRILSQNLDAMSFISETGVRREDSQPVFMCTVVKKEEGKKPKSMTELLHCSLLTSSLIPAERLLRSQEKLSQRGIPPPKYNFPYDILVGQHPVSSSLTALGRKMQASKTICRLVITKAFPEKFVCEVKVPKYFLINPVRPGPAVLD; encoded by the exons gaattaaTTGTAAAATTTCCAGTACAACATACCTCATTGGAGGCAACACTCCAGTTAAATACAGAATGGAAACAAGGATTCCTGGATGTTCG CTGCCAGAATTGTATGCATTTCTTGAGAATTTTAATAAGAAGAACAAGAAATCTAATATCAGAAAAACTCACGATATTTCACTTAGTGATGTGAAGAGAATACTTAGTCAAAACCTGGATGCCATGTCATTCATAAGTGAGACTGGCGTGAGAAGAGAAGATTCCCAACCTGTTTTTATGTGCACAGTGGTTAAAAAAGAGGAGGGGAAGAAGCCAAAGTCAATGACTGAGCTCCTACACTGCAGTTTATTGACCAGCTCACTCATTCCAGCAGAGAGACTCCTCAGATCCCAAGAGAAGCTCTCTCAAAGAGGGATCCCTCCTCCCAAATACAATTTTCCTTACGATATTCTCGTCGGTCAACACCCTGTTTCTTCATCACTGACTGCTTTAGGGAGGAAAATGCAGGCCAGCAAAACAATCTGCAGGCTAGTCATTACCAAGGCCTTCCCAGAAAAGTTTGTCTGTGAGGTTAAAGTTCCAAAATACTTCTTAATTAATCCAG tcCGACCAGGACCTGCAGTACTAGATTGA